One stretch of Bombus vancouverensis nearcticus chromosome 16, iyBomVanc1_principal, whole genome shotgun sequence DNA includes these proteins:
- the LOC117154451 gene encoding uncharacterized protein LOC117154451 — translation MATDIEESDTDDHERPAPPKRQCTRLKGNETIWDMEKNSVGKEEMVQETENVEYDDAERQAREKLKRWQACQVAKGYVDNTINVVLENYIMVTSSSCSVEESRFQLFRGNDMEDTAVMMAIRNHGLVQSTGLIPQSSAFYSDKAPGYWTNNEYTDVHCSCPSNRIQNVGNFENSVATTSANSLRLNDSKSTEEYNRLDFDLDKIDENDQQENFLERAVAEAIKKKGLSALSVDYG, via the exons atggcgACTGACATCGAGGAATCAGATACTGACGATCACGAAAGGCCAGCTCCTCCGAAACGGCAATGTACACGACTTAAAGGCAACGAGACGATTTGGGATATG GAAAAGAATTCAGTAGGAAAAGAAGAGATGGTACAAGAAACAGAAAATGTAGAATATGACGATGCAGAGAGACAAGCAAgggaaaaattgaaaagatgGCAAGCTTGTCAGGTGGCCAAAGGATATGTGGATAATACCATTAATGTAGTATTAGAGAATTACATTATGGTAACTTCATCCTCTTGTTCCGTGGAGGAGTCCAGATTTCAGTTGTTTAGAGGAAACGATATGGAAGACACTGCAGTTATGATGGCAATTCGTAATCACGGTCTAGTACAGTCTACAGGACTTATTCCTCAATCCAGTGCTTTTTACAGTGACAAAGCTCCAGGATATTGGACCAATAATGAATACACTGATGTGCACTGTTCCTGCCCCTCTAATCGCATACAAAATgttggaaattttgaaaactctGTAGCTACTACATCTGCAAATTCATTAAGATTGAATGATTCAAAAAGCACAGAGGAATATAATAGGCTTGATTTTGATTTGGATAAAATTGACGAGAATGACCAACAAGAGAATTTTCTAGAAAGAGCTGTGGCAGAAGCTATAAAGAAGAAAGGGCTGAGCGCTTTAAGCGTCGACTATGGTTGA